TTGGAGAGTGTCTCTTCACTCAGCCCGGTGGGACCAGCAACCTGATGAGAGGTCTGAACTGGTTTTCGGCCCTGAAAGAAGTGTTACATGAAAGGGAGGGGAAGCAGCCAGCATTGAAGAAAGCGCTGGGGATGACTGGTGAGGCAGGTATTACCCCGCAGCATTTTTTGGAGGGGAACTAGCAACTCCTGAGCATGGCATTAGCAGGAGCTACGATGGATGGTATTTCCTTAGCTTACATCCCAGAAGTGGTTTCTTTATGTGCTACTGCCCTTCAGCCATTGGTGAGACCCCAGGAGCGCTATCACTGGACTCTATCTGAATCTCTGCACTTCCTTTGTACCTGTTTCCCTGAAAATGCTGTGCAAATTCGAGAAGATAAACTTGAATTGACTCTGTTGTAACTAAGCAAACCCAGCTGGAATCAGTGGTGAGATCCATGACAATTAAGCTCAGTTTATGGGAGATAGACTGTTACTTTGCCATAAGTTGGAAATCTTGGAAAATTCAGTGTGGAACTTAAAACTTGAGAATACTTAATTTCCATAAACAAAAGCTACACGGCTTGTCTTGTTTGTTTTTCTACAAGACAAAGACTCCTTACTAACTATATCTTCAGAAATCACAACCCACCTTTTTAGGTGGAAAaattcagatttttcctgatgttttaAAATGGATTCAGAAAAGGAGAAATAAGTTCTTTGGGATGAGACAAGAAGTATTAACTTTGGGAGCCTGCTTTCAGCTtcattttccctgtaaatgtgttcttCTTTTCAAGGATAAGAAATATGTATATTTGTTGAACCTCTTCGCTTGTACTGCGTTTTGAATTTGCAGAGTAGTTCAGGTTCTAGTCCAGTTACTTAGCTAGCTAAGAGATTGTTTTGGAAACGTTAACCTGTCTTTCCTTatgattttcttattttttcttttaatccaATTTCCATTGGAAATATGATCTTGGATCTCAATTTTGTGGACTACTTAGCTAGTAGTTGTATGCGCTCAATGGACCTTATCCACTCAGTGGATGAATCATTCCATTCTGATGAAAGGAATCCCCTTACAGATTCAAGTAACTCTAAAGACAAATGAGTTCTTCTGGAGGAGCTGCATAGGCAGGGTATACGATCTGTTCAGGAAACGCTTCAACATATAAACTTTCTAGAGGTAAGagcaatagattgtaagctctgtcgagcagggactgtctcttcatgttcaagtgtacaatgctgcgtacatctagtaccgctatagaaatgataagtagtagtagtgctcttAAGGGCTTTTAGATATCAGATACACAAGCTTATTCTGGTTTAGAGAACCAGGTGGGCATGTATTATATAAACAAGCAGGGAGGAAATTAGTCATACACCTCCTGTGTTGGGAGACTCTGGAAACGGGCCATTTCTCAGGCCTACAGATCTAATGCCCAAAGACAGTGTCCACAAGGACCAACTGAGTTGAGTCACCGACACAACTAATCGTGCTACTCCATTCAATAAAAAATTTCCAATTTTGCGCTAGGGGAGTGTCTTTTGCCAGACTAGCCtcatcatttatcgtttattcattttactataccgtttcaagttgtggttacaaaacaaaaacggtTTATGTggtaatataaaatcataataaaacaatCAAAGAACTCCATCGAATAGATAGGAAAGCAAACTAAAACAATCAttcttaaaaatagaaaacaccAATTCTTACTAAAACAACCATTCATAACAAGTACATGAGACACATATAAAGTTCTGCTTATTTAGTGCTGCCTACCTAATGTTGCCATTTGTCACAAATTGTTTTCAAATGTATCCTGGAACAagtgtgtttttaaaaatttttgaaacCGAATATGTGATTCTTCCAATCTAAGGTGTTTTGGAAGACAGTTCCAAAGAGAGGGGCCCAGAAAGAAGAATGCTGAATTTCTAGTGGACTCCCATCTGGCCTTCTGTGGTGAAAGGATAATCAATCTGTTGTCTGCAAGTGAACGAAGTGTTCGCTGAGGTGAATAAGACAAGATGAGATTTGATAAATACAACGGAATTAGTAGATATAGTGCTTTATGGGTCAATGTgaggattttaaattttattctggtttctagtggaagccagtgaagttggaacaaaagtgGTGTAATTCTATTGTATTTTGAGGCCCTGCAGATGACacgagctgcagtgttctggatcATCTGTAAACGTTTTATGTTTATCTTAGTTAGccctccttccttttttttttttttttggtggggggaagggagacgGTCTTTCGTACAAATATCCTTCTATTCCTCTTATAGCAAAGATCTTTCTGAAGCCCTAGTCCTCACAGCTTAGCTGTTGAGAAGTTAACATTATCAGGCAAAGCCAGTGCCTTAATGACTGCCAGCAAGGATACGGATTTAAATGGaaaaggtctgccatgtagaggTAAAAGCAGagccattagagaatgacacggggataaaatttgtctccatccccacatgccccgccccatggGCTCtggtctcatctgcagaagcctcgaacacttatggttttatatttaaatctttttattaaagtataaaaaggaacaatatgctgtgcaacttttgtgtataaattacaaatagaaaacaataacaatgagaacctataataaaccctaccaccaccaccctctacccttccaacacctaccccaaggaatcctaatccaccctgttaaaatgtccaggggtacaaaatacaacccattctgtatgacctagaggggagaaatatgccctataaagcacagttatgattttttaatctgtggatgaataagaagtcatcaacaatctcaggattcagtctcccgtcttccacagtccttcctgcaatagatggCTTcttagatgtgctggtagcaggatgtacaggatcccccatgcaaactttgctagctgtggccagcatgtttgcttgtttttccaaaaaataaaaatattgtcgtccGCATCAATCAAAcacaaataacagtccagttcatgaacaggcttcaaagcagaaagtgacatggggacaaagtttgtccccatccccatgtcattctcttccATAGATCTTTTTACTTGCTTCTACGTGTGTCAGAGGCGAGTCTCATACCCAACTCTGCTAAGGTTCAACATAATAAAATTGGGGCTTATCATTATGTAGAAAGTAAAGCATCTCCATACAGCTATTAGTTATATCCTTTATGTGGGGCTTGTTTCAATTGAAGCCTCCCACCGTGTCATAGGACCTCAGCATTGTACTTTGCTCTTCTATCTGGAgtagactaaagcccatagaaagtCCACCCAGGTTTGTGTTTCTTTTGATTCAAACAAGATAGAGACTTCCAACAGCAAACATACGCTTTCAAATTGGCTAGTAGACTGCATTTTCTTCTCTTATGCCCAGGTTCAAGTAACTCTATAAGGTTATGTCACAACTCATGTCAGCTCTCGCTGCATTGAGGTCAGCTGCGTCATGTACTTCTATCCATACACTGACATTGCATTATTGCCTGGAGCAGGACTCCCAATGTGACAATACATTTTTAGCCAGACAATCCTCCAGCATCTATTTGGggcttagaatccaactccactcccctaggCCTTTCATTTCCAGTTGCAGGCTGCCTTCTAACATGATTATAACTAAAGCTTGTTGCCACCAAAAAATACTGTTGGTTGCAACACCAGCAGTGGTagtcctaggctgcctgacacccggggcggatggccgaggggtgccgcgcgcccgttggccgagtccgcttgttccctccctgctgctccctctgccccggaacaggaagtaacctgttccgcgcagagggagcagcagggagggaacgagcggactcggccaacaggcgcgcggcacccccccccagcggcgtgcatccggggcggactggcccccgcccccccccccttggtatgccactgaacaGTTTCTTTtattaaccccccctccccatttcagTTGATGGCAGCCTGCAGATAGACACTCCCATGAGCGAGGATtagtcctgcttgtcttcagagaggACAAAGGTAACTACCCACAGTAggtgttctctgtggacagcaagAAATTCTCAGAACCTGACCTCCTCCCCAAGGAGTTGTATCCCTCTATATGTGTAACGGACTGAGGAGGTCCACACAGCAGGAAGGAAAGAATGCACATTTGCAGTGAACCTGCTGGAAGCTTCCAGAAAAAGTGGCTGGAAGTACTGTTTCCCACAACGAGCGCCATTAGTGACATGACAGCAGGACATAAATCCTCACCTTATGTcatcagagaacatctgctacatgTAAATTTTCTTTAAAGGAAGATCTGGAATTTGTACAATATTTGAAGCTTGAAAATACTAAAACTATAACAAAACCATAACATACTGGCTCAGCAATGCTGTGAGCAAGAAGCAGCTGGACATGCTGACAAACTCACCAAAGATAGTGTTTTCTTCTGTGTAATCTCTGGTGCAGTCAAGACGCAGCAGTGTACCATAGTTGAAATCTTCGACAACCCCATCAAACCGCATACAGAACGGTCTCCATTTCTGGTAACATTAGAAACCATTTACTTAAAACTACTGTCACAGCCAGTCAATTCCCTCCacttagctaaaaaaaaaaaaagaatctaatACCCTTAAGTAAGAGCAAAACACTGGTGGGTCTGGCTCAAAGAAGCATTCTCACAAAAGGCAAAGACCAtgtgggtgatttttttttttctgtaaattgaGAAAGTACAAACAATAGTGTTTGATCTATAGTACAGTTAATCTACATCTCATCTGCTGAATTTGTGTATAGAACATAAGTTTACCTCTTTGGCTTGTTCAGATTTAAGCTCCTCTGGATCTACAATATCTATCTTCAGGTCACCAAAGCTGGCTTTGAACTCCGTATAGATAAGATCATCAACCTTGGTGAGTTTTAGAAGTCTAGGCTCAACAGAAGAGATCAGCTACAAGAAACATGGAAACCATCAGCCTATTTAGAAATGGTACCCAAGTCCTCTTCCAAGCATCTGCCTTATTTATATATCTTCATTTATTTATCTTATTTGGTGCGACTGTTGACTTTCCTATACATACTATGGCGTTCCTATtctaagtaatttttttttaacaaaatgtaATAATATAACCTGAGAAAAACAAAGAACACAGTTTTTGTACTATTATGTCATTTATTTAAAGAACAAAGCTATCCAACACCCACATCACCCATGCGAAAAAGCAACCACCCCCTTGGTTACTCAAACAACTGAacaaatttaattgataattagattcagttGATTGAACGCAGCCAGACAGGATGAATCTGAACCTCACTACATATTGCCATCACTGAAGGAGCCATGAATTCTGTACTGTACTAGAAAATTCTTGCGAACATCTGGTCATCCTGTCCATGAACTGAAGCTGAAAGGTAATCGGGTTATGTAGCAAGACTATGATCCAGAACACAAAAGTAAGTCTACAAatgaatggctgaggagaaacaaaaattaaagttttggattGGCCTAGTCAAAGTCCTACTTGAACCCAATGGAGATGTTGCAGGACCTGAAATGAGCAGTTCATGCATAAAAACCTAtgaatgtgtctgaattaaagcagttctgcaaagagTGAGCTAAGATTCCTCAACAGTAATATGAAAGATTaatatcaaattataggaagcGTTTAGTTACAATTATTGCTGTTAAAGGTGGTAGGATCAGTTACTAAGTTTAGGAGGCAGCTACTTCCCCCACATGGGTGACACAGAAGCTGGACAACCCTGCTTCCCAAACAAATGAAGTCATTATTTAAAAACTGTGTTATGTGTTTCCTTTTCTATAATCTTTATAAACAGACCAAAAGCAACAAGGTCACAAAGTACATTCACAGGGTAGTAATTTTCTGttttcacccctccctcccgccccatcacccacaaaagaaaaaaaaaaacacaaaatcaagGCCTGGACCACCTATGTTGACTCTTCACAGCAACCATGACCCATTACCAACAACTGGAAACACTGTCGTCACCTCAACTCCCTCTCcagttatttttattattattatgtacatCGCTTTGATGTGTGCtataaaaaaaagtaagcaaatttcATTAAACACAGTAAACTCCTCCCCCATCAACCCTGTTTGCCACTAGGGGTATGAACAACCAAAGGAgtaattagatcttacctgctaaacTTGCTCTCCTATAGTCCcaccagaccaatccagaaccTGAGGGTTTTGCCCATCAACCAGCAAACAGAGACAGAGAATAATGAACTGAGCTCTACCCTATAAGGGCACCATGCAGCTTGAGTACCTCAGTATTTCAATAACAAAGCAATGGTAGTACCTTCCAATTGTCCTGATTGATTCCAATACTGACTTCCAGTCCCCCCTCTTTTATACTTTTATCCCTGCGGTCTTAAAATAGATAACATACATAAATTAGTATAACCTCAGAGAGTCAAACACAGAATAATGAAAGCAAAAAattataatacattttttttaaaaagtggtaATGTTGTGTGATCTATTAGACTTACTGGACATCTGGAGGGTTCTTCATCCCTTAGGGATTACAAGCATTTATCCCGTGCTCACTCTTCTCAGTCCCTAATAGACTATTTACTTGTTTCATAACATTTGATGAATAAGGTGGTCTTAGCTGAGACAGGGCCATATGAAATACCTGACCATGCCTTGAGTAGACCTCATTTTCTTGAATGTTTCCCCAGATCAGCCACAGTAGAAATTTCCCATTGACTATACACCAATATTTCTTTTAGAGAGTTTCTATTGTACTGAACATGAGACTTTTAATCAAGAGCATACCACAGAGCCGATATGTTTTTGGGAAGCTGCCAAAACGGTATACCCTTAAATTAAAAGCTAGAGAAAGAAATTTTGCATCTAGAACGTTTGGTTGTGAATAAACAAAGAACTTTTGCATCCTCTCCCACTTTTACCAATAAACTCCAATTATTGAGCATGCAAACTGCGCTGAACGGACTTTAACACCAAAGAGCTAAGAAATCGGTGCTATACTTTAGATACCAACTTTATAAACACAGGAATAAATCTGGCAGGCTACTGGCTAGTTtggtgcaggtttttttttttttttttttttttggggggggggggggttctcatgCTATTTTGAGGATGCAATATCCATAAGGAGGCCTCCATAGAACACGTTGCTAAGGACAGCAGTTCTTCTCCGTTAGTTTTGacacagagaaggcctttgaccgtgtCAATTGGGAGTTTCTGTTTAGGGTCCTGGAGGGCTATGGTATCACTGGCCATTTTAATTTGGTGGTCAGCACACTTTATGCTAATCCCTGGGCACAGGGGCTGGTTAATGGACATCCCTCTGCCCCCTTTTCTGTTCTTAGAGGCACCAGATAGGGTTGTCCCTTATCCCCTCTCCTTTTTGTTCTCACCTTGGATCTCTCGAATTGCCTGATGAATGGGGAAAGCCTATAAAAGTTTGCTAATCCCTTCTAAAATGGGTCCCCCACCAAGGAAGTGCCTGAGATGGCTGAACTACAAAAAGGCCCCTTAAGGACTTAggttatttaaaagaaaaaagtcctCAGTTGTCATATATAACTACTGTACTCTCACTCCCTTTCATTAACTGGGAGATCCTCTTCTTCAAGAGGCTCTGCCATAGATGCTAACCTCATGGTCTGAAACCACTGCAGAGACAAATGATTGAGAATCCCGATCTGGGATTTCTAAACTCTCTTCTTGGCTTCTCTGGCGGGAAGGCTACCCCCTGCTGGAACCAGAGTAGACAGCTGAATGGGAACAGGGATTGCGGGAATTCCACAGAACCCACGGGTATGAAAGAAGTTGCCAGGGGATTCCTGCGGGGATAGATGTTGCCATGGGAGTTCCATGGGAGTGTAATGAAAATCTCAGGCGACTCCAGAATGAGACTTAGAATGCACTGAGAGGCAATTGGAGAAccaaaatgaggcttggaacatatGACGAGAGAACAGCTGGagcaccagactgaggcttggaatgcccagagaggcaactggaacaccagactgatgcttggaacactcattggttgaatagcgAATATCATCCAAAAAAGCCACAGAAACAGAGGGCtgtgagcaagtaaataatagtgtTGACTCCTGCGGATATGGGTAGGGGGTGGAGAAGATTatttgtggggatggaatggatcttagcggggatgggtgaaatttctgtccccatgcaattcTCTATACCAGAGCAGCCTGAGATTTCTTAGGAAGGCATTGTGAAGGTGAAGAACACATTTGCAGAAAAATGCATACCCTACTCCCCGAAGTTCCACCAACCCTGCAGAGGCTAGATCTAATTCTCTAATGTTCACAATTCATTATTCTCTCTAGGTGCTGGTTGATGGGCAAAACCCTCATgaactggactggtctggtgaggaTGGTAAAGAAAAATATTTGGTTTACCtcaattttaaatacatttttcttgatttttgggCATTTGTGTGTTTGTTCACCTATTCATTCTTTTTCACACATATTGCATGCTTGCTAGAACTTTAAGCATGCAAATTTAATTGTTCACATGTTAAATTCACATGTATACAAGCAATTTGcacatacttaaaatttttttgccattttttcaTGTAGCCCTGATTTCTACAAGCAATGCTCCTTGCCCTTAGTGATCAAGCTTTCTTTTCTCCTGCCTACCTGAAACTTTTTTCTACCACAATTCCACCTTCCATCCTCCTAGATacagtgggcctgatattcaaaattatttaattaTATGGCCAGAAGAGGCTCCTTGCCATATAAATTGCCTGTCCGTGTCTAACCTGTCATTTTCATCAACCGGATAGGGCCCAGGCCAGgaccggctattttgtgggcactcTGCGGCCAGAGTCAGCACGTAATGGGCTAAGATAACGACACATATAGGACAATATAAAATGtagtcctatttttatgtggttCTTCATAGCCAGTTGTGTCAAATATCACGCTTAACTGGCTACGTTTTCACCGGCTCTGtacacccagaaattcaatattGGAGCCTGGACATTTTTGGGTATAACatcagcagcagtcagcaaaccACTGATtgccgcaggctgaatatcaagcAAATGTTCCTACTGGCCTTTCTTTCTAGGTACAAAATTAGTTTGAAAACCTTCTGGGGTGGGAAGCTACCTACTCTACCtaaaatgtaactcatcttgagctcagATTTTGAAAGGTATGTAAGTCAATTTCATCATCCAAAACCCTTCTGTTCTCCCCCTCCTTAGCAGTGCTCATTCTTGATTCTTCTATTACTTTAATAATCATATGTAGTATACTAAGCCCTACCCTCCAACACCACTACCACCATTTATGCTCTTTTTCGGCTTCCACCTTTCTCTTATTCCATTCCATCCTGTGGGAAAGAACATAGGATATGTcagagtccagcatctccccctctcagtAAATGCTGCTCACCTACAGCCACTTACATTAAAATATACTTCTGCATGCTGATAAGCCTTCATTGCCCATATCATTTCTATGTTGGGCTGtaggaaaaatgtaaaaaaaagaatttgtaaATTCTACAAACAGTAacaccattatatgcaaatatattccacacactcattgtggacatcctgaaaatccaactagcTCTGGGGTCAGTGAACAGATTTGGGAATTCTTGCTTACAGGGATGTTTTTATGATCCAGTACTAGCCCACTACCTGAGCAGCATACTTGTGAGCCCTGAGCTTTTTTTGCAGTGATATTATTCCTTGTATGAAATGTGACTTTGGGTACTGTCAAACCAGTAACACAGAGCCCAGTACCGAGTCTTTCTGGAAAAGACAATCAAAATTATCAGCCCCCAGAGCAGGTGTGCAGGAGAATGAAAGGATGCTGCAGTCACAACACAGTCAGACATCACAGCTCCTCTTACTTACATCATTTCCATAGAGGTCTGCGGGGAGGGATAATGCTTGTGCTGCCGCTACTACTTCACTTGGGCCCTACACAGGAAGAAAAGCATCAGCTGAAAATATAAAACTATGAATCGGAATTgacagaaaaaacacaaaataatgtGGCTTTTATCATGCAAAGGTATAtatactaagaggggcattttcaatatgatgtctaagtccaactcaaaatctgaataggaaagaaggtcattttcaaaaaagaaaaacgttttttcttttgttttcgaaaatactgttttgaacaaggttttgtggtttggacgttttgttctttggttcattttcaaacaaaaaaaccatccaagtgcaaaatgaacaaaatcaagccattgggatgtaggaggagccagcatttttagtagactggtcccccagatatccTAGGAAAACAACAGggcatctgatctgggcttccaagatggtatttttaaacacaacatccatgcctgatttaaagtcctaacctttgcaacgGATTCTTTTACCttattttaaccatttttctcattttatcatagtcacccccttttgaaaattaaatgctgttacagtagatttccttagtgacttcactccagatattagatCAAATTATAATTACTGTTTCCCATCACAGCATTACTTCTCGTACTAAGACCCGCATTCCACTAAGGtccagatctaaaatagctctcccTCTAGTCGGTTCCTGGGCCAGTTGCTCTAAGAAGCAGTCCTTTATTACATCTAGTACCTTTACCATCCTACCACTCCCTGTTGTCACATTTATGCAGTCAATGGCAGggtaatcacccattattatattgttggtcaatttgccagctttcctatttactgttacatagtaaatgacggcagataaagacctgatccatccagtctgcccaacatttcatctgtctgttcgttctatcCTGGCAGACAATAGTATAGCCCttccagtatactctttcccatcacacatagaatttctattcataaggattccacactgctatcagTTTCATGCAGAATATAAACACTGTAAAAACAATTTAAGTGTGCTCATAACTTCTGATGGAAAAAAACTCCCACCATACTACAAAATTTGTAGATATAcgtaaaggggcattttcgatatgacatctaaatccaactttggatattttactgaaaacgtccaaaaatcaagtgaacatggccattttttaacctgaaaaacatctttttgtttcaaaaatggccatttcctagacactttttttcttttgtcaccATTTTCGGGAAACAGAATGTCCAatgggaaaacacacaaaaataagccatttggatatcttggggggggggggggggggttcagatttcttagtagactgacaccacagacatcccagcagagcagtggggcatcctagggatGCACTGCACTTCACATAAAACATCCCAagtgcacatctcaccattactccctcaTATTGCAGGGTGAGCCTTccgaaacccaccaaaaaccttctgtacccaactgtatatcACTACAACAGCCTttgtgtctgcaggtgtcacataTACGTGGGTACTATAGGTTTTTAGTgggcttacactttccaccacaagtgtaccagttacagTAGGATATGGGCATGGGCCCcccttttctacagtgcactgcattgaccactaggctattccagggacctgcttgttgctctaatataactggccataacatctgaagctgtcatagaggctggtacatactgtttctttcacatctatagggggtgtgagggggttagtgaccactgggggagtaaggggggggtcatgccttaatccctccagtggtcatctagtcatttagggcacttgttTTTTTATGacagtcattattgaaacaggtctaaaccaaacCATCCAACTTTTTGCCCtgggcatttttgctttgttccattatgaaagaaaaacatccaagttgtgggaacacccaaatcccactaccgaaatgcctccttgtgatcgggatgcactgcagagaaactgcatagaaaaacatctttaaaatgtgtttttgaaaatagcgatttagaAGTGTATGCAAGAAAAACAACCATTGGCTGctttgtgctattttttttttttttacttcttctattttgaaaatgagccccataataaatTTAGTAAATAATAGCAGACAAAATCCAAATAGGGACCTCCTGCAGCTCCAAAAAGAAGTCTGCAGCTCCGGAGCGCCCAGGACCACAGCTCACACAGCCCCCACCCGTGGGCACCAACAGGAGTCTTCTCACCTCCCAAGAACCcccagaggtttaaaaaaaaaacttgggttACAGGAGGTTTAGAGTAATAACTCCagtcttcccaaggcagattaaaacagttaagatgaacccatcagtgatatcctcactgaaatttggccacgtATTACTATagtctatagaacagtgtagaaaaatgagctctATGTTTagttgttcttttccattgtcttaTTCTCCTCAACGATATTTGGACCTTGTTTTAaattaactcctcacaatgtaaccataattatgttgtaacagattgtacttccattactacaatgaattgtaagccacaatgagcccgcaaataggtggggaaaatgtgggatacaaatgcaataaaataaaataaagagtttattactgctgtttctaccagctacaataattgttTATTCTgttgtagggccctgtttactaagccaagcgcTAAGGGTGCACTCGTGTTTTTAGCAAATGCTAAAGTCGCAAAAAGCATGGGCAACtccagcatttagcacatgctaaaaatgctagtgcaccttagcaaacagggcccttattaaAATTCTGTAATGTAAAAATATTATTACATATCATGTAATAATCACTaaagaggattttttttgtttttgaatacttGGTATATTACCATCTATTTACACCTGATATAATACCTATCCGTACATTCTGCCCCCATTATATCCAAACTAATACTACCCTTTCTATCACAGCTAGCATAAGTATCCGTTCTTAGCATCACTCCTTAACCCCATTATCATACCCATCCTGTGATTTTCTGGCAAATCACTGGCCTAAAACCTTTTTAGGAATTGCTTCCTTTTCCCTATGGAGGCCATCGCTAGCCCTGGTCTAGTACTTTGGGATGTGCGGGCCACCTTAAAGAGTATACCATCCTTAACAGTGGATGAACGATTACGGGAATGTGGATACAGGGGAATTATGAGGGCGTATATGACTGGTCAGCAACTTGCACATTTGGATATTAGACTCACTGGTAGATGCATTAAATGCAACTAGGCGCCCCATACTTTATATCACGCTTTTTGGGGGTGCCCTAAGATTAAAAATTACTGGAGAATGATCCGGAGATATATGGATTTCACTTTAGGAGGTACAACAGGGGACACTTGGGATCATTACATTCTAGACACGCAAGCTGCTTTCGGAACACGAGATAAAGGGTCCCGGATGTGGTGCCGTAAACTCTGCCTAGTGGCTAAAAAAACCACACTACAAAGCTGGGTTTCTCCGGAACCACCAGCctactggcattggagaaaccaaGTGCATTTATTGGCATCCTGGGAGGCTCGAGATGCGCTGG
This portion of the Microcaecilia unicolor chromosome 4, aMicUni1.1, whole genome shotgun sequence genome encodes:
- the PBDC1 gene encoding protein PBDC1; protein product: MAARENSVAGLGSLGPSEVVAAAQALSLPADLYGNDPNIEMIWAMKAYQHAEVYFNLISSVEPRLLKLTKVDDLIYTEFKASFGDLKIDIVDPEELKSEQAKEKWRPFCMRFDGVVEDFNYGTLLRLDCTRDYTEENTIFATRIQFYAIEIARNRDGYNSQIFNRGKPTAKG